Proteins from one Microcoleus sp. FACHB-672 genomic window:
- a CDS encoding deaminase domain-containing protein yields MDTDAEYKVLSSIADTLETCYGIQVKGSLYLYTELQPCESCNNVLRQFRDKFPNIRVEVFWDYPWP; encoded by the coding sequence ATGGATACGGATGCTGAATATAAAGTATTATCTAGCATTGCAGACACTCTAGAGACGTGTTATGGGATACAGGTCAAGGGCAGCCTCTATCTTTACACTGAACTACAACCCTGTGAAAGCTGTAATAATGTCCTAAGACAGTTTAGAGACAAATTTCCGAATATAAGGGTAGAAGTATTCTGGGACTACCCCTGGCCCTAA